One window of the Podospora pseudocomata strain CBS 415.72m chromosome 7, whole genome shotgun sequence genome contains the following:
- the TUP1 gene encoding General transcriptional corepressor TUP1 (COG:S; EggNog:ENOG503NUUI): MSMYPGHRGMGVAPPANPNGSRQNELLEGIRAEFESHQRQIEGYEHQIQAQVQEMQMIREKVYQMEQQHVQLKQKYEDEINLLRRQLETRGGGPPGPMNPPPQHAGPSQQPPPQIGNMGGGGVFNGILSGQGGQGGLAPPPHPPQEQQQPPHMPPAPPGLQQGPPPPPPPPSQQPPFQQQYQGPAPGGFPSQPPQSTASPGPGSKRGQPIGRPPAGGPATPQINTPVPYNGPGQSPQVPTHPTPDHTRMVQQQQQQHQPVPISSQSNALSDLDPERLPSHIKKVKDDWWAIFNQAVPRVLDVDLVHTLQHESVVCCVRFSADGKFVATGCNRSAQIYDVQTGDKVCILQDESIDLNGDLYIRSVCFSPDGQYLATGAEDKLIRVWDIKNRQIRNTFAGHEQDIYSLDFARDGRTIASGSGDRTVRLWDIETGLNTATLTIEDGVTTVAISPDAKYVAAGSLDKSVRVWDVKTGLLLERLEGPEGHKDSVYSVAFSPNSRDLVSGSLDKTIKMWELAAPRNHNQMPGGIMKPVGRCIRTFEGHRDFVLSVALTPDNEWVLSGSKDRGVQFWDPRTGHTQLMLQGHKNSVISVAPSPASGNSGGWFATGSGDMRARIWSYSRIRH; this comes from the exons ATGTCGATGTATCCCGGCCATCGCGGCATGGGCGTCGCGCCCCCTGCCAACCCCAATGGCAGCCGCCAGAACGAGCTCCTGGAGGGCATCCGCGCCGAGTTTGAATCGCATCAACGACAGATCGAGGGATATGAACACCAAA TCCAGGCCCAGGTTCAAGAGATGCAAATGATTCGCGAGAAGGTTTATCAgatggagcagcagcatgtcCAACTGAAGCAAAA ATACGAGGATGAAATCAACCTCCTTCGTCGTCAGCTGGAAACTCGCGGCGGTGGCCCCCCGGGACCTATGAACCCGCCACCACAGCATGCTGGCCCttcccagcaaccccctcctcagaTAGGCAAcatggggggaggtggtgtcttCAACGGGATCCTCTCCGGGCAGGGCGGACAGGGCGGCCTggccccccctcctcatcctcctcaagagcaacagcagcctccCCACATGCCCCCCGCGCCACCGGGACTCCAGCAgggacctcctccccctcctcccccgccgtctCAGCAGCCCCCTTTCCAGCAACAGTACCAAGGACCAGCCCCCGGCGGTTTTCCATCTCAGCCCCCCCAGAGCACCGCTAGCCCCGGCCCCGGCAGCAAGAGAGGCCAGCCGATCGGGAGACCCCCTGCCGGCGGTCCCGCCACCCCCCAGATCAACACTCCGGTTCCCTACAACGGCCCCGGCCAGTCTCCCCAGGTCCCgacccatcccacccccgaCCACACCCGCATggtgcagcagcaacagcagcagcaccagcctgTCCCGATTTCTTCTCAGAGCAACGCATTGAGCGACCTGGACCCCGAGCGTCTCCCAAGCCAcatcaagaaggtcaaggacgaTTGGTGGGCCATTTTCAACCAAGCGGTGCCCCGTGTTTTGGATGTTGATTTGGTTCACACTCTCCAGCACGAGAGTGTGGTCTGCTGCGTGAGGTTCAGCGCCGATGGCAAATTTGTCGCGACGGGATGCAACAGATCTGCTCAGATCTACGATGTTCAGACCGGTGACAAGGTCTGCATTCTCCAAGACGAGAGTATTGATCTCAACGGCGATCTTTATATCAGAAGCGTTTGCTTCAGTCCAGACGGGCAGTACCTGGCTACCGGTGCTGAAGACAAGCTCATCAGAGTCTGGGACATCAAGAACAGGCAGATTCGCAACACTTTCGCTGGTCACGAGCAGGATATCTACAGCTTGGATTTTGCCCGTGATGGCCGCACCATTGCTTCTGGCAGTGGCGATCGCACTGTCAGGCTTTGGGATATTGAGACTGGTTTGAACACGGCAACGCTCACCATCGAGGACGGCGTCACCACCGTTGCCATCTCGCCCGATGCCAAGTATGTCGCCGCCGGCTCGCTTGACAAGAGTGTCAGGGTCTGGGATGTCAAGACAGGCCTCTTGCTGGAGCGTCTCGAGGGTCCCGAGGGCCACAAGGACAGTGTTTACTCTGTTGCTTTCTCGCCCAACTCTCGTGACCTCGTCAGCGGTAGCTtggacaagaccatcaagatgtGGGAGCTTGCCGCTCCCCGGAATCACAACCAGATGCCCGGCGGTATCATGAAGCCGGTCGGCCGCTGCATCAGGACTTTTGAGGGACACAGG GACTTCGTCCTCAGTGTTGCGCTCACCCCCGACAATGAATGGGTTCTCTCCGGTTCCAAGGACCGCGGCGTTCAGTTCTGGGATCCCCGCACCGGACACACCCAGCTCATGCTCCAGGGACACAAGAACTCGGTTATCTCTGTGGCTCCAAGCCCTGCGTCAGGAAACTCGGGCGGCTGGTTTGCGACCGGTTCGGGTGACATGAGGGCACGCATCTGGTCGTACAGTCGTATCCGCCACTAG
- the SLC1 gene encoding 1-acylglycerol-3-phosphate O-acyltransferase (COG:I; EggNog:ENOG503NX4B) codes for MAAIITYTGYFFAYYAALIMFFHLLGLVSSKAAFVARSLAMYISILIASAYGLGAAVFLSLIGKRGLSQWAVGRCFKLCMLLGTGLKFDIEDPKNHLGTVRPAVFIGPHQTEVDLLMLGTMFPQYCSVTAKTQLKKIPFLGWFMTLSGAVFIDRKNSKDARQAMQGAGEQITKRKQSVYMFPEGTRSYTKEPTMLPFKKGAFHLAVQAQVPIVPVVVANYSHVYSLKDMVFKSGSVPCKVLDPIPTAGLTTADVDELARETREVMLREMIALTEKARGKTVPLTVPAKQQNGVVKVSGTDMRVAA; via the exons ATGGCGGCAATTATAACATACACCGGCTACTTCTTCGCCTACTACGCCGCCCTCATCATgttcttccacctcctcggcctaGTCAGCTCCAAAGCCGCGTTCGTGGCGCGCTCGCTGGCCATGTACATCTCGATACTCATCGCCTCAGCATACGGACTCGGCGCTGCTgtctttctctccttgatTGGCAAGCGCGGTCTCTCACAATGGGCGGTTGGGCGGTGCTTCAAGCTGTGCATGTTGCTCGGCACAGGCCTCAAGTTTGACATTGAAGACCCAAAGAACCACCTCGGCACCGTCCGTCCCGCCGTTTTCATCGGCCCCCACCAGACCGAAGTCGACCTCTTGATGCTGGGCACTATGTTCCCACAATACTGCAGCGTCACGGCCAAGACTCAGCTCAAGAAGATCCCATTCTTGGGCTGGTTCATGACCCTGAGCGGCGCCGTCTTCATCGACCGCAAAAACTCCAAGGATGCGCGACAGGCGATGCAGGGAGCTGGCGAGCAGATCACcaagaggaagcagagcGTGTACATGTTCCCCGAGGGGACCCGGAGCTACACCAAGGAGCCTACCATGCTCCCCTTCAAGAAGGGCGCCTTCCACTTGGCTGTCCAGGCGCAGGTGCCTATTGTTCCAGTGGTTGTGGCCAACTACAGCCATGTGTATTCCCTCAAGGACATGGTTTTCAAGTCGGGGAGCGTGCCGTGCAAGG TCCTCGATCCCATCCCCACAGCCGGTCTCACCACAGCCGACGTCGACGAACTCGCCCGCGAAACCCGTGAGGTCATGCTCAGGGAGATGATTGCCCTGACGGAAAAGGCCCGCGGGAAGACGGTTCCTCTGACGGTCCCCGCCAAGCAACAAAACGGCGTCGTCAAGGTCAGCGGGACAGACATGCGCGTTGCTGCGTAa
- a CDS encoding hypothetical protein (EggNog:ENOG503P5QV) → MGGLSAPSRCILFLLFIYFEPIAKYCMTKYRQYLTGNTSAVERDILGGGGANTVLTQPVIQCVLNSTSEHVKNGMTAAQVLLGVMPTVLALMGPSTEEMSILANVARRPLLALMLAAGSPSVYFSRAFEYHDPAQILHDHPSRLPQWRPSMWYYKLSISMAEYIIALAAIANIATLNWELGVKATCTL, encoded by the exons ATGGGTGGACTCTCCGCACCGTCTCGGTGtatccttttcctcctcttcatatACTTCGAACCCATCGCA AAGTACTGCATGACCAAATACCGACAATACCTTACTGGCAACACATCTGCCGTCGAACGTGACATTctcggtgggggtggagcCAACACTGTGTTGACACAGCCTGTCATCCAATGTGTCCTGAACAGCACGAGCGAGCATGTCAAAAATGGCATGACAGCAGCCCAGGTTCTCCTCGGCGTCATGCCCACCGTCCTCGCCCTGATGGGTCCTTCGACCGAGGAAATGAGCATTCTCGCGAATGTAGCACGGCGACCTCTCCTCGCACTCATGCTTGCCGCCGGATCGCCCAGCGTGTACTTCAGCCGGGCCTTTGAATACCATGATCCCGCCCAGATCCTCCACGACCACCCGAGCAGACTCCCACAGTGGCGCCCAAGCATGTGGTACTACAAGCTGTCCATCTCCATGGCCGAATACATCATCGCCCTGGCTGCCATAGCCAACATTGCTACTCTCAACTGGGAGCTCGGCGTCAAGGCCACATGCACCCTGTGA